One Psychrobacillus glaciei genomic region harbors:
- a CDS encoding VanW family protein, which translates to MKRWIVALVILCLVGLAGCLEKTVNEELETSNNEGKQPVDEVKTPVTYEEEAEKETKPLVVNIVDPNTLEIIKTLSPTNLGYETDVETYKKEIEKLAYELARGTETEAGYDTRMVLDKIDENGQIIKGSPRIILKESELVTRIIDASITGKDVEIPLYVTESNYNIEDILRLEEVIIASYTTYFNPSDVNRNKNIEISAKAINNVIVGSRDYFSFNEITGPRDEKNGYQPAPEIINKKLVMGIGGGVCQTSSTLFNVVDQLWVTYVERHHHSLDIGYVPKGRDATVSYGALDFRFQNTSDAPFLIKAVYGNDFLTIEVRTSKEYEGIAD; encoded by the coding sequence GTGAAAAGATGGATTGTAGCTTTAGTAATATTGTGTTTAGTAGGACTGGCAGGTTGTCTAGAGAAAACAGTAAATGAAGAGTTAGAAACAAGTAATAATGAAGGGAAACAACCCGTGGATGAAGTAAAAACACCAGTAACCTATGAGGAAGAAGCAGAAAAGGAAACAAAGCCTTTAGTTGTCAATATCGTTGACCCAAATACTTTAGAAATAATAAAAACGCTATCACCGACCAACTTAGGATATGAAACGGATGTCGAAACATATAAAAAGGAAATTGAAAAATTAGCTTATGAGTTGGCAAGGGGTACAGAAACGGAAGCTGGTTATGACACGAGAATGGTTCTTGATAAAATAGATGAAAACGGTCAGATCATTAAAGGGAGCCCAAGGATAATATTAAAAGAAAGTGAATTGGTGACTAGAATTATTGATGCATCCATTACTGGCAAGGACGTTGAAATTCCTTTGTATGTAACAGAAAGTAACTATAATATTGAAGATATTCTTCGTTTAGAGGAAGTAATAATTGCCTCTTATACAACTTATTTTAATCCCTCGGATGTAAACAGAAATAAAAATATAGAGATTTCAGCAAAAGCTATAAATAATGTAATTGTTGGAAGTAGGGATTATTTCTCTTTTAATGAAATAACAGGTCCAAGAGACGAAAAAAATGGCTACCAGCCTGCACCGGAAATAATTAATAAGAAGCTCGTCATGGGTATTGGGGGAGGGGTTTGCCAAACATCCTCCACACTTTTTAACGTAGTGGACCAACTATGGGTAACGTATGTGGAAAGACATCATCATTCATTAGATATAGGTTACGTGCCAAAGGGAAGAGATGCAACTGTTTCATATGGTGCTTTGGATTTTAGATTTCAAAATACGTCAGATGCCCCTTTTTTAATAAAAGCTGTTTATGGTAATGACTTTCTAACGATAGAAGTAAGAACTTCGAAGGAATATGAAGGTATTGCGGATTAA
- a CDS encoding DEAD/DEAH box helicase, translated as MNFSMSETKIKQLCGVTAFKKGKAYYQAGKVNLRSYQASSSVVEASVKAGDDFDVTVKTVPNGKIVATCTCPPIGLHTYCQHIAAVLLVIQEKQQVEEHLVARMMDLFGNKSIPPTGKQLHFDNRQTLHVEFTCRPVFQGDGEYAIGIQMSAGSQALQPISYIAKFLHAIEKREPLEYARGLLYAPELYSFPRETDEVLQFLIKSQRVKSKVILQEGLLLISASDWEQLLPLLTKAPAIRFMQDGELYEGIHFRTELPLSFALDEGNTTNYELDVKGLERITVLKAYCYALLEGKLFKLPPEDCNRLVELKEMLDQSGKNQLVISENQIEHFMEKVVPGLGKLGNVVIAESISKRVGETPLRVKLFLDRVKHRLLAGLEFHYGHLIINPCEETKETFLHYPGIRRQRNKELQIIQLLEENAFTQTDGGFFLYDEEAEYHFLYHVVAGMEKWVHIYASTAVKMRVQKAYTGPRIKVEVKERMEWLEFRFDLNGIPEKEIQSLMASLEAKQKFYRIPNGNLVSLETPEFLALANFMQDMGLTNDNINEEIRVPLIRGMQLIDSLEQGDLVDPGEKFAKLMKNLNNPEELNETVPSTLTTVLRDYQKVGFKWFKLLAKFKFGGILADDMGLGKTLQSIAFIESILPDARQRKLPVLIVCPASLLYNWKNEFEKFTPHINAQIIDGNKAKRSSLWEASFGVDILITSYPSLRMDTDFFQKHLFHTLFLDEAQAFKNPITKTAKSVKKIQAEYRFALTGTPIENSLDELWSIFHVVFPELLPGRRAFSELRREDVAKRVRPFILRRMKKDVLKELPDKIEMIQFSELQIEQKKLYAAYLAELKEDTLKHLKKGDLKKNRIKILAGLTRLRQLCCHPALFVEGYTGSSAKYEQLMQILEECRLSGRKVLVFSQFTQMLGIIRRQLIRQGTSYFYLDGQTPPADRVELCNRFNNCEGDLFLISLKAGGTGLNLTGADTVILYDLWWNPAVEQQAADRAHRMGQQNEVQVIRLVAKGTIEEKINELQHRKKSLIDEVIHSGGDGLTTMTEEDIRDILTIE; from the coding sequence ATGAATTTTTCGATGAGCGAAACGAAAATTAAACAATTATGCGGCGTTACAGCTTTTAAAAAGGGCAAAGCTTATTATCAGGCGGGAAAAGTTAATCTTCGCTCCTATCAGGCAAGTAGTTCAGTAGTTGAAGCTAGTGTGAAAGCGGGAGATGATTTTGATGTCACCGTGAAAACAGTCCCCAATGGGAAAATCGTGGCTACTTGTACATGTCCGCCAATAGGCTTACATACATACTGTCAACATATTGCAGCGGTACTGCTTGTCATCCAAGAGAAGCAACAGGTGGAAGAGCATTTGGTTGCTAGGATGATGGATCTATTTGGAAATAAAAGCATTCCCCCTACTGGCAAGCAACTGCATTTCGACAACAGACAAACGCTGCATGTGGAATTTACATGCCGTCCAGTCTTTCAAGGTGACGGGGAGTATGCAATCGGGATCCAGATGAGTGCAGGTTCTCAAGCCTTGCAGCCCATCTCATATATAGCAAAGTTTCTTCATGCAATAGAAAAAAGAGAACCACTTGAATATGCTCGAGGTTTGCTATATGCGCCGGAGCTTTACAGTTTTCCAAGAGAAACGGATGAAGTCCTTCAATTTCTAATAAAAAGCCAACGAGTAAAAAGTAAAGTCATCTTACAAGAAGGACTATTACTCATTTCCGCTTCTGATTGGGAGCAGCTCCTTCCTTTATTAACAAAAGCTCCAGCAATAAGATTTATGCAGGATGGGGAGCTTTATGAGGGGATTCATTTTAGAACAGAGTTACCTCTAAGTTTTGCATTGGATGAAGGAAATACAACCAACTACGAACTGGATGTGAAAGGACTAGAACGAATAACTGTTTTAAAGGCTTATTGTTATGCACTTTTAGAAGGGAAATTGTTCAAACTTCCTCCAGAGGATTGCAATCGACTGGTTGAATTGAAAGAAATGTTGGATCAATCTGGAAAGAACCAACTGGTCATCTCAGAAAATCAAATAGAGCACTTTATGGAGAAAGTCGTACCTGGATTAGGGAAGCTTGGCAATGTGGTAATTGCGGAGTCCATTTCCAAAAGAGTCGGGGAAACGCCACTTCGAGTCAAGCTTTTCTTGGACCGAGTCAAGCATCGATTGCTGGCAGGTTTGGAGTTCCATTACGGACATCTCATCATCAATCCATGTGAAGAAACCAAGGAGACATTCTTGCACTACCCCGGGATTAGACGCCAGCGTAATAAGGAATTGCAAATTATTCAATTGCTCGAAGAAAATGCATTTACACAAACTGATGGTGGATTTTTCCTGTACGACGAGGAAGCGGAATATCATTTTTTGTATCATGTTGTTGCAGGAATGGAAAAATGGGTGCATATCTATGCCTCGACAGCTGTGAAAATGCGTGTCCAAAAAGCGTATACAGGCCCGAGGATAAAGGTGGAAGTGAAAGAACGTATGGAGTGGTTGGAGTTCCGTTTTGATCTAAATGGAATCCCTGAAAAAGAAATTCAAAGTCTAATGGCTTCACTTGAAGCAAAACAAAAATTTTATCGAATACCAAATGGCAATTTAGTCTCATTGGAAACACCTGAATTTTTGGCACTAGCCAATTTCATGCAAGATATGGGCCTAACTAACGATAATATAAACGAAGAAATTAGAGTTCCGTTAATTCGCGGGATGCAATTGATTGACTCCCTAGAACAAGGAGATTTAGTGGATCCAGGTGAAAAATTTGCGAAGCTAATGAAAAATTTAAACAATCCCGAGGAGTTGAATGAAACTGTACCTTCAACTCTAACAACCGTTCTGCGTGATTACCAGAAGGTAGGTTTTAAATGGTTCAAGCTCTTAGCGAAATTTAAATTTGGAGGAATCCTGGCAGATGATATGGGGCTGGGGAAAACACTGCAAAGCATTGCATTCATCGAATCGATACTCCCGGATGCGCGACAGCGAAAATTACCAGTATTGATCGTATGTCCAGCATCGCTTCTTTACAATTGGAAAAATGAGTTCGAAAAATTCACTCCGCATATAAACGCGCAAATCATTGACGGCAACAAAGCAAAAAGAAGTTCTTTATGGGAAGCATCTTTTGGAGTAGATATACTCATCACTTCATACCCATCACTACGGATGGACACAGACTTCTTCCAAAAACATCTTTTTCACACATTGTTTCTGGATGAAGCACAAGCATTTAAAAATCCAATAACGAAGACAGCAAAATCGGTGAAAAAAATCCAAGCAGAATACCGATTTGCTCTAACAGGAACGCCTATAGAGAATTCGTTGGACGAACTTTGGTCCATATTCCACGTCGTATTTCCTGAATTGTTGCCGGGTAGAAGAGCCTTTAGCGAATTAAGACGAGAAGACGTAGCGAAACGTGTACGTCCATTTATCTTAAGGCGAATGAAAAAAGATGTTCTAAAAGAATTGCCGGACAAAATTGAAATGATTCAATTCTCAGAGTTGCAAATAGAGCAGAAAAAACTCTACGCAGCATATTTAGCGGAACTAAAAGAGGATACATTGAAGCATTTAAAGAAAGGAGATTTAAAAAAGAATCGCATAAAAATTTTAGCTGGCCTAACAAGACTCCGACAATTATGTTGCCACCCGGCTCTATTTGTTGAAGGGTACACAGGAAGCTCCGCGAAGTATGAGCAATTAATGCAAATCCTAGAAGAATGCCGATTGTCAGGAAGAAAAGTGCTCGTCTTTTCACAATTCACCCAAATGCTCGGCATTATAAGAAGACAACTTATACGACAGGGCACATCTTACTTTTACTTAGATGGACAAACCCCACCAGCCGATCGCGTCGAATTATGCAATCGATTCAACAACTGCGAAGGAGACTTATTTCTCATCTCATTAAAAGCAGGAGGCACCGGTTTAAATTTAACTGGAGCAGATACTGTGATCCTTTATGACCTCTGGTGGAATCCAGCAGTCGAACAACAAGCAGCAGACCGGGCCCACCGAATGGGACAGCAAAATGAAGTACAGGTCATCCGCTTAGTAGCAAAGGGTACGATTGAAGAGAAAATAAATGAACTTCAACATAGAAAAAAGAGTCTCATTGATGAGGTTATTCATTCAGGGGGGGACGGGCTGACTACTATGACGGAGGAGGATATTCGGGATATTTTGACGATTGAGTGA
- a CDS encoding NUDIX hydrolase: MFLDKLKNELNQNQPLFIGEETALRSAIMIPLVQVNEEWHVLFEVRSLTMRNQPGDISFPGGRIDPTDASPLDSAIREAHEELGVDPIYINILGQLSAYIPSSSFVVYPFVATIDDHQIHSFNKQEVEEIFTIPVEWLLNYQPYMHTVSIQPMPLTDFPYEKIVNGDKYQWRSRVIEEWFYDYEKYTIWGLTASILKHFIETIK; the protein is encoded by the coding sequence ATGTTCCTGGATAAGCTGAAGAATGAGTTAAATCAAAATCAACCTCTATTTATCGGAGAGGAGACAGCACTGCGTTCCGCTATTATGATCCCACTTGTTCAAGTGAATGAAGAATGGCATGTCCTTTTTGAAGTGCGTTCACTAACAATGAGAAATCAACCAGGTGATATTAGTTTTCCAGGTGGTCGAATCGATCCAACAGATGCATCGCCATTAGACTCAGCCATACGAGAGGCCCATGAGGAATTGGGTGTCGACCCAATATACATCAACATTCTGGGGCAGCTGAGTGCATATATTCCATCGTCATCTTTCGTTGTGTATCCATTTGTAGCGACCATCGATGACCATCAAATCCATTCCTTTAACAAACAAGAGGTGGAAGAAATATTCACGATACCCGTCGAGTGGTTGCTGAACTATCAACCTTATATGCATACAGTATCCATTCAACCAATGCCCTTAACCGATTTCCCCTATGAAAAAATAGTAAACGGAGATAAGTATCAGTGGAGATCACGGGTGATAGAAGAATGGTTTTATGACTATGAGAAGTATACAATCTGGGGTTTAACTGCTAGCATTTTAAAGCATTTTATAGAGACGATTAAGTAA
- a CDS encoding thermonuclease family protein, which produces MGAQKEKKPSKEGLVKRNRMGKIYGALLLISFIVSLFFWLEQKNNQDQSEDEVESATITKEENINSTVAPAKQVDEDTDKENTLPISATTKLSEKKDELNSSISTVLTSAVVTRVVDGDTIKVKVNGKEETVRMILVDTPETKHPKLGVQPFGPEASSFTKNALTGEEIELEKDISERDRYGRLLRYVWIDGKLFNETLIEKGLARVAVFQPDVKYIDQFRELQQKAQKQGIGIWSIENYAQEDGYHTEDKKSATTTTSQPKPKPEEKTTSDSCNIKGNISSSGEKIFHVPGGQFYNVTEPEEMFCSKAAALAAGYRASKR; this is translated from the coding sequence ATGGGTGCCCAAAAAGAAAAAAAGCCTTCCAAAGAAGGTTTAGTTAAAAGAAATAGAATGGGTAAGATCTACGGTGCACTTTTATTAATCTCGTTCATTGTTAGTCTCTTCTTTTGGCTAGAGCAAAAAAATAATCAAGATCAAAGCGAAGATGAAGTAGAAAGCGCAACGATTACTAAAGAGGAAAATATAAACTCAACTGTTGCACCAGCAAAACAAGTGGATGAAGACACTGATAAAGAAAATACCCTTCCTATTTCCGCTACAACTAAGTTGAGTGAGAAAAAAGATGAGCTGAATAGTTCGATAAGTACGGTTTTAACTTCTGCAGTTGTCACTCGCGTTGTTGATGGGGATACGATTAAAGTAAAAGTGAATGGTAAAGAAGAGACTGTACGCATGATTCTTGTTGATACACCCGAAACAAAACATCCTAAACTAGGTGTCCAACCATTCGGACCGGAAGCAAGTTCTTTTACAAAAAACGCTTTAACTGGTGAAGAGATAGAGCTTGAAAAAGATATCTCTGAGCGTGACAGGTATGGACGATTGCTCCGGTATGTGTGGATAGATGGAAAACTTTTCAATGAAACATTAATTGAAAAAGGACTTGCTCGTGTAGCTGTTTTCCAACCAGATGTGAAGTACATTGACCAATTTAGAGAATTACAACAAAAAGCGCAAAAACAAGGAATTGGGATTTGGAGTATCGAAAACTATGCGCAGGAAGACGGTTATCATACGGAAGATAAAAAGTCTGCAACAACGACAACTTCACAGCCCAAACCGAAACCAGAAGAAAAAACGACTTCTGATTCTTGTAATATAAAAGGAAATATTAGCTCAAGCGGTGAAAAGATTTTCCATGTTCCTGGAGGTCAATTTTATAATGTTACAGAACCAGAGGAAATGTTTTGTAGTAAAGCTGCAGCACTGGCTGCTGGATACCGTGCTTCGAAGAGGTAA
- a CDS encoding DNA cytosine methyltransferase yields the protein MKVIARIQTFPDLFQFSYGNNSSVSRNGRVDKIYKQIGNAVPIVLARAMASPIAHWSTKNLNTVMDNRNVSQQLSLFYEIEI from the coding sequence GTGAAAGTAATTGCTCGAATTCAAACATTCCCAGACTTGTTCCAATTTTCTTACGGAAACAACTCCAGCGTTAGTCGAAACGGCAGAGTTGATAAAATATACAAACAAATCGGCAATGCAGTTCCAATAGTACTAGCAAGAGCCATGGCTTCTCCAATTGCCCATTGGAGCACCAAAAACTTAAATACCGTTATGGATAATCGCAACGTATCTCAGCAATTAAGCCTATTTTATGAGATTGAGATTTAA
- a CDS encoding DNA cytosine methyltransferase: protein MKFKLVNSRSFGVPQLRVQVFILGMREDIDFYYQFLTPTHGYGKNQQSFCHTTRFYS, encoded by the coding sequence GTGAAATTTAAGCTTGTCAACTCTCGCTCTTTCGGTGTTCCACAATTACGTGTACAAGTGTTCATTCTAGGTATGCGAGAAGATATTGATTTCTACTATCAATTTCTCACTCCTACTCATGGATACGGTAAGAACCAGCAATCTTTTTGTCACACTACACGATTCTATTCATGA
- a CDS encoding DNA cytosine methyltransferase, whose protein sequence is MFKAIEDIKNATDEKKFIEYVEDAYKHLQVLIRLLPSNIREGEIVARLIEIGFIKNSDTTELFTKLLQKKSKINIDEFFKMLSVLDHTNGLCLIPKICKSCRTKKIEIEKQSKKPTLVDLFCGSGGMSLGFTQAGFRTIFANDIEPSCIETYLYNHPEVEPDRVFLGDIQDFSETVSSYTLSESVDIVIGGPPCQGFSNANQQRMIDDPRNRLYKEFVNVVATIRPSFFVMENVIGMKNIAEQIIGDFENIGYKVSFEVLNAVNFGVPQQRKRIIFIGNKIDVDNEVIFKKIHKKNRLIDMKSLKDAISDLPALKALNIKNATNHESKEHGYFITPMTNYLENSYLSNINSSQTPQFIYNHKARYNNERDIEIFSRLHQGDKSDDPKIADIMPYTNRTDIFKDKYYKLIYNQPCKTITAHMKFDCNMYIHPTQARGLTPREAARVQSYPDDYYFKGSYTKTYMQIGNSVPPLMAKCIASEIINYLQVKKEDEQLIFPLSSK, encoded by the coding sequence ATGTTTAAAGCAATTGAAGATATAAAAAATGCTACTGATGAAAAAAAATTCATTGAATACGTTGAAGATGCTTATAAACATCTACAAGTTCTCATTCGCTTGTTACCTTCAAACATTCGTGAAGGAGAAATAGTGGCTAGATTAATAGAAATAGGTTTCATTAAAAACTCAGATACAACAGAATTATTCACAAAATTATTACAAAAAAAATCAAAAATCAATATAGACGAGTTCTTCAAAATGTTATCAGTTCTTGATCATACAAATGGTCTTTGTCTAATCCCTAAAATTTGCAAAAGTTGTCGAACAAAAAAAATTGAAATTGAAAAACAAAGCAAAAAGCCTACTTTGGTTGACCTATTTTGTGGCTCCGGTGGCATGTCATTAGGGTTTACACAAGCGGGATTTAGAACCATTTTTGCCAATGACATTGAACCAAGCTGTATTGAAACCTATCTTTATAACCATCCAGAAGTTGAACCTGATAGGGTTTTTCTGGGAGATATTCAAGACTTTTCAGAAACTGTGAGCAGCTACACTTTGTCCGAGAGTGTAGATATAGTTATTGGAGGTCCGCCTTGTCAAGGCTTTAGTAATGCCAACCAACAACGCATGATTGACGATCCTAGAAATAGACTCTATAAAGAATTCGTTAACGTAGTCGCAACTATTCGTCCATCTTTTTTTGTAATGGAGAATGTAATTGGAATGAAAAATATAGCTGAACAAATCATTGGAGATTTTGAAAACATTGGATACAAAGTTAGCTTTGAAGTATTGAATGCCGTTAATTTTGGAGTACCTCAACAACGAAAACGAATCATTTTTATAGGAAATAAAATAGATGTAGACAATGAGGTTATTTTTAAAAAAATCCATAAAAAAAACAGGTTAATTGATATGAAATCCTTAAAAGATGCTATTTCTGATTTACCTGCACTTAAGGCATTAAACATTAAGAATGCAACAAACCACGAATCTAAAGAACACGGTTATTTCATTACTCCTATGACCAACTATCTTGAAAATTCTTATTTAAGTAACATTAATAGTAGTCAAACACCGCAATTTATATATAACCATAAAGCCAGGTATAATAATGAACGTGATATCGAAATCTTTTCGCGTCTTCATCAAGGCGATAAATCTGATGATCCTAAAATTGCTGATATTATGCCCTATACTAACCGAACGGACATATTCAAGGATAAGTATTATAAATTAATTTATAATCAACCTTGTAAAACGATTACAGCGCATATGAAATTCGATTGTAATATGTATATTCATCCAACCCAAGCACGAGGTTTGACACCTCGAGAAGCTGCTCGTGTTCAATCATATCCAGATGATTATTACTTCAAAGGTTCCTATACGAAGACATATATGCAAATTGGAAACTCAGTCCCACCATTAATGGCTAAGTGCATAGCTAGCGAAATTATCAATTATCTTCAAGTGAAAAAAGAAGATGAGCAATTAATTTTCCCATTAAGTTCTAAATAA
- a CDS encoding DNA cytosine methyltransferase: MTTTVSLFSGCGGLDLGFINAGFNIVYANDFDKYAVQSYTHNIGNHIVSGDLSQIDATDIPTHDVLIGGFPCQPFSMMGTQQGFLDNIQGTLFFDVARIIATHLPKVVVLENVRNLRTHDQGRTLNTIINTLEDLEYTVHINILNSLDFGVPQVRNRLFIVCIRNDVATNMETPYTFPTPSTLDTTHVNLQSILEKDVDPKYYLSHRILPTILAHGSGNYYSRSEIDLAIARPLTATMAKMHRANQDNYVTVPSARAEAVGKTNVRRLTPRECARLQGFPDSYEIVVSDTQAYKQFGNAVTVNVAENIANSILTTIPTLHLREELHV, encoded by the coding sequence ATGACAACAACAGTTTCACTTTTTAGCGGTTGCGGTGGATTAGACCTTGGATTCATTAATGCTGGATTCAATATCGTTTATGCTAATGACTTTGATAAATATGCAGTTCAATCATATACACACAACATTGGAAATCATATTGTTAGTGGAGACTTATCGCAAATTGATGCTACAGATATCCCTACACATGACGTTTTAATTGGAGGATTTCCTTGCCAACCATTCTCTATGATGGGAACCCAACAAGGCTTTCTAGACAATATACAAGGAACATTATTTTTCGACGTTGCTCGAATTATCGCTACACACCTTCCTAAAGTAGTCGTATTGGAAAATGTAAGGAATTTACGTACCCATGACCAGGGAAGAACTCTGAATACAATCATTAATACTTTAGAAGATCTAGAATATACAGTACACATCAACATATTAAATAGTTTAGACTTTGGCGTTCCACAAGTTCGAAACCGCTTGTTTATCGTATGTATTCGCAATGATGTAGCAACTAATATGGAAACTCCCTATACATTTCCAACTCCTTCTACACTCGACACTACACACGTCAACTTACAAAGTATATTAGAGAAGGACGTCGATCCTAAATATTATTTAAGCCATAGAATTCTTCCTACAATTCTAGCCCACGGTTCTGGTAATTATTATTCAAGGTCAGAAATTGATTTAGCGATTGCTCGTCCCTTAACCGCAACAATGGCTAAAATGCATAGGGCTAATCAAGATAACTATGTAACAGTTCCAAGTGCACGTGCAGAAGCAGTCGGGAAAACTAATGTACGGCGACTTACTCCTCGGGAATGCGCTAGACTTCAAGGATTCCCAGATAGTTATGAGATAGTAGTTTCTGACACACAAGCTTATAAACAATTTGGAAATGCAGTAACGGTTAATGTAGCAGAAAACATTGCTAATAGTATATTAACAACAATCCCAACGCTACATTTACGGGAGGAACTACATGTTTAA
- a CDS encoding antitoxin, with product MSNKKRGRPAGKIKTSKIEITVEPKLKEEFMAIVHGNNQYCSILIREWIIDYIDRNKKRD from the coding sequence TTGTCCAATAAAAAAAGAGGCAGACCGGCAGGCAAAATTAAAACATCAAAAATCGAAATTACTGTAGAGCCAAAATTGAAAGAAGAATTCATGGCAATTGTTCATGGCAATAATCAATACTGCTCTATTTTAATTCGTGAGTGGATTATTGATTATATCGATAGAAATAAAAAGCGAGATTAA
- a CDS encoding VOC family protein: MPKQFWINLPVKDINKSKEFYSKVGFLVNEQHGISGQAQLIIGDNNATVMLFPESTFKSFTNHEIVDTKRATEVLLSVDADSREEVDEIAKNAVEAGGTIYGEPSESQGWMYGCGFTDLDGHRWNVLYMDMSKMPKG; encoded by the coding sequence ATGCCAAAACAGTTTTGGATTAACTTGCCGGTAAAAGACATCAATAAATCGAAAGAGTTTTATAGCAAGGTTGGATTTTTGGTTAATGAGCAACATGGCATTAGCGGTCAAGCGCAATTAATCATCGGAGATAATAATGCTACTGTCATGCTTTTTCCAGAATCTACATTCAAAAGCTTCACCAATCATGAAATTGTTGATACAAAGCGAGCTACGGAAGTACTGCTATCCGTTGATGCTGACAGCAGAGAAGAAGTTGATGAAATTGCTAAGAATGCAGTAGAGGCTGGGGGTACAATATATGGAGAACCTTCAGAAAGTCAAGGATGGATGTACGGCTGCGGTTTTACTGATTTGGATGGTCATCGGTGGAATGTGTTGTATATGGATATGAGCAAAATGCCAAAGGGCTGA
- a CDS encoding LysR family transcriptional regulator, with the protein MEIRHLQTFQIVVEEQNLIQAAMRLNYSQPTVTKHIQQLEDEIGLPLFEKVDNRKKLTKSGEILYDHAKNILSELFTLQRKMEESKGEKQIIRVCGLDEYCARFFLPQIVNFQKKNQNVLIEVYSINSSDDALKKVILNEVDFAIINGRPLNSDISYQCIDYVNLVLFASSEVANDTSKIEEYLAKFPVLVDLRAPFIKFEILKNGTHFPNIIHCNSDEAIKDGVLKNPYLGVIGTGRIKEEIELGTVTILETYTSNVPVKLIALTKNLSNPIFQDFFNLISEASRSKGKN; encoded by the coding sequence ATGGAGATTCGACACCTTCAGACATTCCAAATCGTAGTAGAAGAACAAAATCTAATACAAGCAGCTATGCGTCTCAATTACTCGCAACCTACTGTTACAAAACATATACAACAGTTGGAAGATGAGATTGGCTTACCTCTTTTTGAGAAAGTGGACAATCGAAAAAAATTAACTAAATCTGGTGAAATTCTATATGACCATGCAAAAAATATTTTAAGTGAACTGTTTACTCTACAAAGGAAAATGGAGGAATCTAAAGGAGAAAAACAAATCATTCGCGTTTGTGGATTAGATGAATATTGTGCCCGCTTTTTTCTGCCACAAATAGTAAATTTCCAAAAAAAGAACCAAAATGTTCTGATAGAAGTTTATTCTATTAATAGTAGTGATGATGCACTGAAAAAGGTAATTCTTAATGAGGTGGATTTTGCTATTATTAATGGAAGACCTTTAAACTCCGATATTTCCTATCAATGCATTGATTATGTCAACTTGGTGCTGTTTGCTTCAAGTGAAGTAGCTAATGACACTTCTAAAATAGAAGAATATCTAGCAAAATTTCCCGTTCTGGTTGATCTTAGGGCTCCTTTTATTAAATTTGAAATATTAAAAAACGGAACGCATTTTCCAAATATTATTCACTGTAATAGTGATGAAGCAATTAAAGATGGAGTTCTCAAAAATCCATATCTCGGAGTCATAGGGACAGGCAGAATTAAAGAAGAAATCGAATTAGGAACTGTCACTATTTTGGAAACGTATACTTCAAACGTTCCAGTCAAACTCATTGCTCTAACAAAAAACCTAAGTAACCCGATTTTTCAAGACTTTTTTAATTTGATTAGTGAGGCATCTCGTTCGAAAGGCAAAAACTAA